ACCTCCCCTTGAAATTTAGTATAGCAGCTCCCTTTTTTCATATTAAGGAGAAAGGGAGCTGCCACTCGCTCTTATTCATTGCATTAATGACCCAAACAGTTCTTACAAATACCGACCAAAGTAAGCTGGACATTGTGCACTTCGTGCCCATCGATATTCGAAATGTTGGGCAGTTCAACGTTAAGCTCAATATCGTATATTTTCTTACACTTTGTGCAATAAAAGTGGTGATGATTTTCTCTAACAAAGTCGTACCTGATGGCATCAGGAGTGATAATAACCTTAACTAAACCAGCATCTGCTAAGGCTCTAAGAGTATTGTAAACAGTCGCCCTTGAAAGAACTGATAATTTCTGCTCTCTTACAAAATGCTCGTAAATTTCGTCCGCGGACGGATGTGAATACGTATTACGGAGATACTCTAGGATCTCCACTCTGTGAACCGTTGGTTTTACTCCCTTTTCTTTCAACAATTCGCGTATTTCGCTTCTCGTATCAATCTGTACCATTCAGCCGCCTCCCGTTATCGGTATAAAATTTTACAAAGTCCAAGTTTATTTTACCACGAATATGAAACGATTTCAAGTAAGCTTTTCTGTTATACTTTTGTGAATTTTCTAAGACACTTGCGACTTAATTCTGTATTTGACAATTCTAATCGATTGTGGTACACTGAAATTAGTCTTACCTAAGTAAGTGACTTCATATGTATAAGGAGTGATGATGAATGGGGTGCGTTTTTTGGAAAATCTTAGAAGGCTTTTCAAAGAG
The DNA window shown above is from Fervidobacterium changbaicum and carries:
- a CDS encoding Fur family transcriptional regulator; the protein is MVQIDTRSEIRELLKEKGVKPTVHRVEILEYLRNTYSHPSADEIYEHFVREQKLSVLSRATVYNTLRALADAGLVKVIITPDAIRYDFVRENHHHFYCTKCKKIYDIELNVELPNISNIDGHEVHNVQLTLVGICKNCLGH